A genomic segment from Nicotiana sylvestris chromosome 1, ASM39365v2, whole genome shotgun sequence encodes:
- the LOC104235999 gene encoding DNA-directed RNA polymerases II, IV and V subunit 8B-like produces the protein MDAFHFDEIIKVRKVDADGKKYDKVSRIEARCHDGETSIQLDINSELYPMQPRELYRMVVSKTLNMDGSAVTSHPPEGEQKSLADKFEYIVHGLVYKVSMDTSGPDKKVVVYVSFGGLQLMLKSDPLKVQKFKLDEKLFLLLRKMTK, from the exons ATGGATGCGTTTCACTTTGACGAAATTATTAAGGTTCGAAAGGTGGATGCTGATGGCAAAAAGTATGACAAAG TTTCTCGCATAGAAGCAAGATGTCATGATGGCGAAACATCAATACAGCTAGATATCAACTCAGAACTATACCCTATGCAGCCAAGAGAGTTGTATAGGATGGTTGTATCAAAGACGTTGAATATGGATGGATCAGCTGTAACTAGCCATCCTCCTGAG GGAGAGCAAAAATCTCTTGCTGACAAATTTGAATACATCGTGCATGGGCTAGTTTATAAGGTCTCAATGGACACATCAGGACCTGACAAAAAAGT AGTGGTTTATGTCTCCTTCGGAGGACTTCAGCTGATGTTGAAAAGTGATCCCCTCAAGGTGCAAAAGTTCAAGCTCGATGAGAAGCTCTTTCTTCTTTTGAGGAAGATGACAAAGTGA
- the LOC104235998 gene encoding BTB/POZ domain-containing protein At5g17580 yields MDWKQQNYDKMATRKNIASPSRKSVSASSSDVQLHICGVPFSLNREVLTAKSAKLGAVLKENPEDDVSHLLGDIPTDSKTFELVARFCHGFDISLSPENVIKVLCLANYLGMSEDHSTNNLTKKACFYFQNNVLPSWNKCIKALKSAETILQQAADLALVDACAESIITKVVHDPSLLGEPIRNVTTTDDDSENDESTYKSNVRRRLFVLDWKSEDLTVLSIALYEPIIHAIIHQNVPLDYVASSLFQYLIKWVFPGTKGEDETSTYERNSQREIIEAVERLLPQERGLIPCSLLSQMLQSAIMLDANAECKSGLETRIGKQLDQATVKDLLIPAQGYAKEEQYDTECVKRIMKYFYSNYTNKDKSGLIVVAQLIDDFLAEVASDRDLKLKTFLTLADLSLAASEGTHRNSDGIYKAIDIYLDKHRYLTDREREEVCRMLDFNNLSPEACEHAAHNEKLPVRVMVQILFSVQLKLKDTVAKRIQRGSGNLLLKLEEDEEDAMRTSSSEEEVKAEMEKMGSKVLELEKECHMMRRAIQRGSYQHKIQKEKTSMWKEMKRKFDCMTSLHETNCHVKKKKVHPR; encoded by the exons ATGGATTGGAAACAACAAAATTATGATAAGATGGCCACAAGGAAAAACATTGCATCTCCATCCAG GAAATCAGTGTCTGCTTCATCATCAGATGTTCAGCTCCACATATGTGGAGTACCATTTTCCTTGAATAGG GAAGTTTTGACTGCAAAATCTGCAAAGCTAGGTGCAGTGCTGAAAGAGAATCCTGAAGATGATGTTTCTCATTTGCTAGGAGACATTCCCACTGATTCCAAAACTTTTGAGCTAGTCGCAAGGTTCTGCCATGGTTTTGACATAAGCCTATCGCCTGAGAATGTTATTAAAGTCCTTTGCCTTGCTAACTATCTTGGAATGTCCGAGGATCACAGCACAAACAACCTCACAAAGAAGGCTTGTTTCTACTTTCAAAATAATGTCCTTCCTAGCTGGAACAAGTGTATTAAAGCCCTCAAATCTGCTGAAACCATTCTTCAACAAGCTGCAGATCTTGCCCTTGTCGATGCCTGTGCAGAATCGATCATCACCAAAGTAGTGCATGATCCAAGTCTTCTTGGAGAACCGATTAGGAACGTAACAACAACAGATGATGACAGTGAGAACGACGAAAGTACCTATAAGTCAAATGTGAGGAGGAGGCTCTTTGTTCTTGACTGGAAATCTGAGGACTTGACAGTACTTTCCATTGCTCTATACGAGCCCATTATTCATGCAATTATTCATCAAAATGTCCCTCTGGACTATGTGGCATCATCTCTGTTTCAGTATCTCATAAAATGGGTTTTTCCGGGGACTAAAGGAGAAGATGAGACATCAACTTATGAGAGGAATTCTCAGAGAGAGATCATTGAAGCAGTGGAGAGACTGTTGCCGCAAGAGAGGGGGCTGATCCCCTGTTCTTTGCTCTCTCAAATGTTGCAATCTGCAATAATGTTGGATGCCAATGCTGAATGTAAAAGTGGATTGGAAACTAGAATAGGAAAGCAGCTGGACCAGGCAACTGTCAAGGACCTCTTAATACCTGCACAAGGATATGCAAAAGAAGAGCAGTATGACACTGAATGTGTGAAAAGGATAATGAAGTATTTCTACAGCAATTACACAAACAAAGACAAATCTGGCCTGATCGTCGTGGCACAACTTATTGATGACTTCTTGGCTGAGGTTGCAAGTGACAGAGATTTGAAGTTGAAGACATTTTTAACACTAGCAGATTTATCACTAGCAGCATCAGAAGGAACTCATAGGAATTCTGATGGAATATATAAAGCAATTGATATATACTTGGACAAGCACAGATATCTCACGGATAGAGAAAGGGAAGAAGTTTGCAGGATGTTGGATTTCAACAACCTGTCTCCTGAAGCCTGTGAACATGCTGCACACAACGAAAAGCTACCAGTACGAGTGATGGTGCAGATTTTGTTTTCTGTGCAGTTGAAGTTGAAGGATACTGTGGCTAAGAGAATACAGAGGGGTTCTGGAAACCTATTGTTGAAGCTGGAAGAAGACGAGGAAGATGCGATGAGGACAAGCAGCAGTGAAGAGGAAGTGAAAGCAGAGATGGAAAAGATGGGAAGCAAGGTGCTGGAACTGGAGAAAGAATGTCATATGATGAGAAGGGCAATTCAGAGAGGTAGCTACCAGCACAAGATTCAGAAGGAGAAAACAAGCATGTGGAAAGAAATGAAGAGGAAGTTTGATTGCATGACAAGCTTGCATGAGACAAATTGCCATGTGAAGAAGAAAAAGGTGCATCCAAGATAG